GTTTGGTTGGAACTTCTTCCAATCGCAGACAATCGCAAATATCTTCTGTGAGACCTGATCTGGAATTTGAGGATTTAAGAGGAAACGTAAATACACGTATCCAAAAGCTTAGAGACGAAAATTATGATGCTATTGTTTTAGCAAAAGCAGGTGTTTCCAGACTGAATTTAGATTTGTCTGAATTTTATATCGAAACTATAGAACCTGTTGCTGAAATGATTCCTGCCCCTGCTCAGGGCGTATTGGCTGTGCAAATAAGGGAAGGCGATAGTGAACTGGATGCTGTTTTGAAAGAAGTAATTCATAACCAAGAGGTTGCCAATTGCATTTCTGTGGAGAGAAAGGTTTTGAATCTTTTTAACGGAGGTTGTCACATGCCACTTGGTTCTTACTGCAAAAAGGAAGACGATATATACAAAGTATGGACGTCTAAGGCAAACGAAGCAGAGGAATTTGTAGACAGGTTATATCTGGAGTCTGAAACTACGGAAGGACTTGCGGAAATTATTGTCAGCAAATTTGATTATCCGAATAGAAATTTGCCAAAAAAGGTATTTATATCAAGAGAACTATCTGAATACAGTTATTTCGCAAGGGCTATGGCTAAACACGAAATAGAAATAGATGCGAGGTCTTTGATTAAAACAGTTCCAACGATACATAAAATAGATTCTTACATTTTTAAGCATTTTGATTGGATATTTTTTAACAGTAAAAATGCCATAGAATACTTTTTTAATCTGGATCCGGTTTTACCTAAAAACATCAAGTTTGGCGTTGTAGGCAGAGGGTCTGAAGATGCTTTACGTTTAGTGGTAGGAAGAGTTCCGGATTTTATAGGGGAAAGTAGCGATACTGCTGAGATTGCCGAAGAGTTTGCTACTGTGGCGAATGGAACCAATGTTTTGTTTCCTTTGGCAAAAGATTCTTTAAGAAGCATTGTAAAAGGACTTTCTCCGGATACTAAAATTAAGGAACTGGTTGTTTACGAAACAATTTTATTGGATGACGTAGATAAGAGTTATGCTGATGTGCTTGTTTTTACTAGCCCGTCCAATGTTGAAGCATATTTTGAAAATAATCTTTTGGATCCTGAACAAAAAATTGTTTCTATAGGCGCATCTACAGGTAAGAAATTGGAAGAAATTAATATTACATCTTATATTTTACCTGCTTCTCCAGACGAAATTGGTTTAGCGGAGGCAGTGTTTGGTATAGATATTAAGTAAAATAAAAATAAACAAAATATGTTAAGCAGACCAAGAAGAAATAGAAAATCTCAGGTGATTAGGGATATGGTGCAGGAGAATCATTTAAGAGCTTCCGATTTAATTTTTCCGTTGTTTATTATTGACGGACAAAATAAAAAGACAGAGGTTTCTTCGATGCCGGGGATTTATAGATATTCTATAGACTTGCTTTTAAAAGAAGTGGAGTCCTGCATGAATCTGGGTTTGAAAACTTTTGATCTTTTTCCAAATATTGAAGAGTCTAAAAAAGACAAATTTGCCACGGAAAGCTTAAATAAGGACGGAATTTATTTGAAGGCAATCCGTGAGGTAAAAAAGTATTTTCCTGAATCTTGCGTTATCACCGACGTTGCTATGGATCCTTACAGCTCTGATGGGCATGATGGCTTGGTAGAGAACGGAGAAATTTTAAATGATGAGACATTGGATATTCTGGCGGAGATGTCATTGGCACATGCGGAAGCTGGGGCGGATATCATTGCTCCTTCTGATATGATGGATGGCCGTGTTGGATATATACGTGAAGCTCTGGATTCGCAGGGTTTTACAAATACTTCGATTATGTCTTATACCGCTAAATATGCAAGTGCGTTTTATGGCCCTTTTAGAGATGCGTTAGAGTCGGCTCCTAAATTTGGCGATAAAAAGACTTATCAAATGAATCCGGCTAATCAACGGGAAGCTTTAATAGAAGGAGCTTTTGATGTTGAAGAAGGGGCAGATTTTCTAATGGTAAAACCTGCTTTGGCTTATCTGGACGTTATTAAACTTTTAAAGGATAATTTTGATTTGCCAATTGCGGCGTATAATGTTAGTGGTGAATATGCGATGATTAAAGCTGCTGTACAAAAAGGATGGTTAGAAGAAAGCCGAACAATAACGGAAGTGTTAATGGGGATGAAACGAGCTGGTGCGGATGTTATTTTGACGTACCATGCTAAGGAGGTCCTTGAAAAGGGCTGGATTTAATTTGCTTATACAATTTATTAATACTCAATTCTATATATAATGTTCGATTCTCTTAAGAATATGTTGTCGGGAAATGACGGAGATAATACCGTTTCAAACAAAGAAAAGCGAGAAATTGTGAGGGAAAAATCTGCGGCTTTGTATGAAAAGGCAAAAACCTTTTTCCCTGGAGGTGTAAATTCTCCGGTTAGGGCTTTTAAATCTGTTTACGGAACGCCATTGTTTATTGAAAAGGGAGACGGATGTTTTTTATGGGATGCAGACGGAAACAAATTTGTTGATTTCTGCTGTTCCTGGGGCCCTTTGATTTTAGGTCATAATCATCCTAAAGTTAGAGAAAAAGTTATTGAGGTTATGCAGAACGGAATGTCTTTCGGAGCACCAACTGCTTTAGAAAACGAATTAGCGGGGTTGATTGTCAATAACAATAAATATATAGAGAAAATTAGGTTTACAAGTTCTGGTACTGAAGCTGTGATGTCTGCTATTCGTTTAGCCAGGGGAGTAACAGGAAGAGATAAAATTATCAAATTTGAAGGTTGTTATCATGGTCATTCTGATTCGCTTTTAGTAAAAGCAGGATCGGGTTTGGTAACTTTTGGCGAGACATCATCGGCCGGAATTCCAAAAGCGTTTGCTAACGAAACAATAGTTGTACCTTTAAATGATAGAGAAGCAATCTCAGAAGCGTTTAAAACCTTTGAAAGCCAAATTGCAGCAATTATTATTGAACCGATTCCGGCTAATAACGGACTTTTATTGCAAGACAGGGAGTATCTTGAATTTTTAAGAAATATCACTAAAGAAAATGGTACATTATTGATTTTTGATGAGGTTATTTCGGGATTTAGAGTAGGTTTTGAAGGTGCGGCAGGTTATTACGATATCCAACCTGATATCGTTACCTACGGAAAAATTATTGGTGGAGGATTGCCCGTAGGGGCTTATGCTTCTTCTTCTGAAATTATGTCGCATATATCACCTGATGGAGGTGTTTACCAGGCAGGTACATTATCAGGAAATCCGGTAGCAATGGCTGCAGGTATTGCTCAATTATCTGAATTGTTAAAGTCAGGGTTTTATAAAGAGCTAAATGCGAAAACGCAGGAATTTGCTGAGTCTATCCAACGTTATGCTTCGGCTAAGAATTATAAATTAAAGGTTTTCAAAATTGGTTCAATTTTCTGGATTTCCTTTACAGATAAAGATAAAATACAAAGTGCACATGATATTGACGCAGGTGGTATGGATAAGTTTAAAGAAATGCACAAAGAATTACTAAACCGGGGTGTATATTTTGGACCATCTGGTTACGAGGTAGGCTTTATTTCTTCTGCGCATAATAAAATGGAATTGGAGAAGGTAAAACGTACGATTTTTGAAGTTTTGGATATCATTTTCAAAAAGTAAGATATGAGACCACTAACCATTTTTTATGTCATTGTTTTCTACGTTATAGCGCAGCTATTCTGGTGGGCGACTTTGTTAATTGCATATAATCCGGTTAGAAAGTGGATGGTTGTTGGAGAAGGTGTGGTTTTCCTTTCGTTAATGACTTTAGGTGCTATTATGTTACATAAGGCATTTAACAGAGAGCGCAGAATGAATGTGCAGAAAAAGAATTTTCTACTATCTGTTACCCACGAATTGAAATCGCCGCTGGCATCTATAAAGCTTTATTTACAAACCATTATGAAAAGGGATTTGGACAAGGAAACGCAACGCGGTTTCATTAGAAAATCTCTTTTGGATATCGAAAGATTAGATGATATGGTGGAAAATATGCTATTGGCGTCTAAAATTGAAAATAACTCTTATTCTTTTCCAAAAGAAAATTTTAATTTTTCTGAACTGGTAGATCGGGTTGTAGGAAGATTGCAAATTCATGTTTGCAGTAAAGAGGCTTTGGTTACGAATATTGAACCTGATGTTTTTGTTGAGGGAGACAAATTTTCATTAAGTGCGGTGGTATCGAACCTGATTGAAAATGCTGTGAAATATTCGGCTGAATGTGATCCGATTTTTGTTGGTGTTTCTAAATTACCAAATGGGAAGGTTTCATTTAAGGTGGCAGATTTAGGAATAGGAATTTCGGATGAGGAAAAGCCTAAAATATTTAATAGGTTTTATAGAGTTGGTAGCGAGGAAACTCGTAAAACTAAAGGTACTGGTTTGGGGTTATTTATTGTGAAGCAGGTGTTGGATAATCACCAGGCGCAGATAAAAGTTAAAGATAACACGCCAAGAGGAACTGTTTTCGAAGTTCTATTGGATTAAAAAAACGTATTTATCATGATAAATAAACAAAGAATTTTATTGATGGAAGATGAAGAACATCTTCTGGAAGCTATTAAATTGAACCTTGAGATGGAAGGCTTTTTTGTCAGAGCGGTTACTGATGGAAAGAAGGCTTTAAAGGTTTTCAAGGAAGAAAAATTCAATTTGATAATCCTTGATGTTATGGTTCCTGAAATTGATGGATTTCAAGTTGCCGAAACCATTAGATTAGAAAACTCAGAGGTTCCAATTATGTTTCTAACCGCTAAAAATACTTCTGAGGATAGAATTACAGGGTTAAAAAAAGGTGCTGATGATTATTTAACTAAGCCTTTCAATCTGGAAGAGCTAATTTTAAGGGTAAACAACCTGATTAAAAGGAGCATGAAAGGTGACGATTTGAAAGAGCTGAATTCTTATAAAATAGGAGATAAGACTATTTATTTTAACTCTTATGAATTGAAAAATGAAGATGGTACAATTACTCCATTAACTAAGAAGGAAACCATGCTGTTAAAGCTGCTGATCGAGCGAAAAAACGAAGCTGTTTCGAGAGAGCAAATCTTGGAAACGGTTTGGAATTATGACGTTTACCCATCAACAAGAACAATAGACAACTTTATACTTACATTTAGAAAGTATTTTGAGCCAGATCAAAAGAACCCTATATATTTCCACTCAATTCGTGGCGTAGGATATAAATTTACAGACGCAAATTAATGTTTACCAACGGAGCAAGGGGTTTAGTTTGCGTACTTTTAGCTTTGACGGCCTTGTTGGCCGCTTATTTCAAAGTCTATGAAATAACAATTTTAGCTGTTTTTTTCATAGGCTATGTTATTTGGGGCTATTATAAAGAAGGAACGGTTGTTTTAGCTGCAAAACAGTATAAGAACGGAGACTTTGGAAAAGCTAAAGAGCTTTTGTATTCTATTAAGAATCCTCAAAGGTTGAGTAAAAAAAGGCTTCCTTATTATGAGTTTATTTTAGGAAGCATAGCACTTAAGGAATCTGATTATGAAGAAGCGGAAGCTCATTTGAGCAGGGCAGCTTTTTTAGGATTAAGAGCAGGTGATATCATTTCCTCCTTGCTGCATTTGGCTAACATAGCCTTAAGAAAAGGAGAGAAAGAAAAAGGCTTGGCCTGGTTGGCAGAAACGGAAGATTTACCTCTAACATCAAGACAAAAAAGTATTATAGAAAACATAGAAAAGGAGTTAAAGAAAATTAAATGAAAAATTCGTTATTTATTAAGGCGGCTTTATCACAGGAAACAGAACGTCCACCGGTTTGGATGATGCGTCAGGCAGGACGATTTATGCCCGAGTATTGGGAAATTAAGAATAAATATTCATTTCTCGAAATGTGCAAAACTCCTGAAATTGCTGCAGACGTTACGATGCTTCCAGTAGATTTATTGGGCATTGATGCTGCAATTTTGTTCTCTGATATTTTGGTAACTGGAGAGGCTATGGGCGGACAGCTAAGTTTTGAGCAAGGTGTAGGACCTCGGTTTGCTAATCCGGTACAAAACTTAAAAGATGTTGAGGCTTTGGAAGTCGACGTGTTGGATAGGCTTCAGTATGTGGCCGATGCGATTAGGGTTATTCAGAGCCGTTTATCTAAGTTGGGCGATCAACAAATTCCATTAATTGGTTTTGCTGGTGCTCCTTTCACGGTGATGAGTTATTTGGTTGAGGGTGGATCTTCTAAAGATTTTAAAAAAACCAAGTTATTTATGTTTAACCAGCCTGAAGCTGCACATAAATTATTACAGAAAATTGCAGATGTTACGGTAGATTATTTGAATATGCAAATTGCTGCCGGAGTAAATGCTGTTCAGATTTTTGATAGTTGGGCTCTTGCGTTAAGCTGGGACGATTACAGAGAGTTTTCTCATCAATATATTCAAAACATTATTTCCAGGTTGAATCGTACAGTTCCTGTAATCTCTTTCTGTAAAGGAAGTTCGGTTTTTGCACCTATAATGGCCGAAGCCAAACCGGATGTAGTTTCTGTTGACTGGAATGCAGATATTAGAAATATTAAATCAAAGCTACCACAAGGTATAGCGGTTCAGGGAAATCTGGATCCTTTTGTTCTTTACGCAGATAAAGCGGTTATCAAAGACAGAATTTTAAGAATTATCGAAAGAATGAGAGGTGAAAAAGGATTCATCTTTAATTTAGGGCATGGAATTATGCCAGATATTCCTTTTGATAATGTTAAATATGCGGTAGAGGTAATTAAAGAATTCAGATATTAATATTAGTCAATGTACAGATACGTTTTAGCCGTTCATATCATTTTTATGGTCAGTTGGATGGCTGGCTTATTTTATATCGTTAGACTTTTTATCTATCATACCGAGGCGAATGAAAAGCCTGAGCAGGAGCGCAAGATATTGCATAGTCAATTTCAGCTAATGGAGTCGAAATTATGGAACATTATTACTACTCCAGCTATGGTATTGACTGTACTTGCCGGAATAACCATGTTGTATTTAAACTTGGGACTGCTGTCTTTGGGTTGGATGCATGTTAAGTTGACTTTTGTTTTAGGACTACTGATTTATCATTTCAGATGTCAGGTAATCATGAAACAATTGCGAAAAGGTGAATTTAAGTTAAGCAGTACGCAATTGCGTTTTTGGAATGAATTGGCGACTATATTCTTAGTGGCAATAGTTTTTACTGTAATTCTAAAAAGTGCGATAGACTGGCTTTATGGGCTTATAGGTTTGATTGTGTTTGCTGTGGTTGTTATGAGTGCGGTTAAGATTTATAAATATTACAGGTTAAAAAAACGTAAAGAACTCTAAGAAATACGCAAAGAGCGCAAAGAATTTTGCTTTAGAAAGAACCGTAAGCAGTTTGTAAAATAAAAGGAGAAGCATTTTTTGCTTCTCCTTTTATTTTACAAAGACCTTGAATAATCCAAAATTCTTGAAATCGTTTCTTCTGATGGAGATTTAATCAATTCATCTAAATTTGGAGATATCTTTTTGTAAAAATCCTTTTCTAAATCTGTAATATTTTCCATAAAATTACCTTTTATGTCTTTTTCAACGGATCCGTTGTCAATAGTAGAAGTTTCCATCATATATCTTGTTTTCATGTTTTATATCATTAGAAACGGCAACAATACTGAGTTATTTTATGAAAATCAAAATAAATTAAACTTTGTGTAGTATTTTGGGAAATAGTGTGAATTTTTGTGTATGTGCGGAAGTATAGGAAAATAAAAAAGGGAAAATTTAATTTTTCCCTTTTGTTTTCATGCAATTAGCTTTTTAATAGCATCTCTTTTTCTGCTATCATTTTTCTAAGATTATTCAAAGCATATCTCATTCTACCCAGTGCGGTATTGATACTCACATTGGTTAAATCGGCAATCTCTTTAAAAGAGAGCTCGCCAAAATGTCTCATAATCAATACTTCTTTTTGTTCCGATGGCAAATGATGGATAAGCTTTTTAATATCACTATAAGTTTGCTCTTTAACCATTTTGTCTTCGGTACTTTCGTCCGCTATACCTAAAACATCAAAAATATCGAAGCCGTCGCTATTTACAATAACAGGAGATCTTTTTTGTTTCCTGTAATGATCAATAACAAGATTATGCCCAATTCTTAATGCCCAAGGCAAAAACTTTCCCTCTTCATTGTATTTTCCAGCTTTAAGAGTGTTTATAATTTTTATAAACGTATCCTGAAAAATATCCTCAGCTAAATACTCATCTTTAACAAGTAGATAGATGGAAGTATAGATTCTTGATTTATGTCTTTTGATAAGCTCAGTTAAAGCAGCCTCAGTACCATTAATATACAGATGTATTAATTCTTGGTCTGTTTTAAGATGAAAGCCCATAATTCTCCTCCTTAATTCTGTTTAGTTTATGTTATTAAGTAGAGCTTTTTTCCTATAGGCGTTTCCTTGTTGTTTGATCTTAATTAATGTTTGGCCAAATGAAATAATAAAATCAGAAAAAA
This genomic interval from Pseudopedobacter saltans DSM 12145 contains the following:
- the hemC gene encoding hydroxymethylbilane synthase translates to MDRIFKIGTRGSDLALWQANHVASKLNEAGYQTEIKIIKTQGDNILNLRLDKLEGKGFFTKELEEHLLAGDIDLAVHSHKDLPTENPPGLFISAVSEREDPSEVLLILKDCVDTSKKLSVKHNGLVGTSSNRRQSQISSVRPDLEFEDLRGNVNTRIQKLRDENYDAIVLAKAGVSRLNLDLSEFYIETIEPVAEMIPAPAQGVLAVQIREGDSELDAVLKEVIHNQEVANCISVERKVLNLFNGGCHMPLGSYCKKEDDIYKVWTSKANEAEEFVDRLYLESETTEGLAEIIVSKFDYPNRNLPKKVFISRELSEYSYFARAMAKHEIEIDARSLIKTVPTIHKIDSYIFKHFDWIFFNSKNAIEYFFNLDPVLPKNIKFGVVGRGSEDALRLVVGRVPDFIGESSDTAEIAEEFATVANGTNVLFPLAKDSLRSIVKGLSPDTKIKELVVYETILLDDVDKSYADVLVFTSPSNVEAYFENNLLDPEQKIVSIGASTGKKLEEINITSYILPASPDEIGLAEAVFGIDIK
- the hemB gene encoding porphobilinogen synthase, yielding MLSRPRRNRKSQVIRDMVQENHLRASDLIFPLFIIDGQNKKTEVSSMPGIYRYSIDLLLKEVESCMNLGLKTFDLFPNIEESKKDKFATESLNKDGIYLKAIREVKKYFPESCVITDVAMDPYSSDGHDGLVENGEILNDETLDILAEMSLAHAEAGADIIAPSDMMDGRVGYIREALDSQGFTNTSIMSYTAKYASAFYGPFRDALESAPKFGDKKTYQMNPANQREALIEGAFDVEEGADFLMVKPALAYLDVIKLLKDNFDLPIAAYNVSGEYAMIKAAVQKGWLEESRTITEVLMGMKRAGADVILTYHAKEVLEKGWI
- the hemL gene encoding glutamate-1-semialdehyde 2,1-aminomutase, with amino-acid sequence MFDSLKNMLSGNDGDNTVSNKEKREIVREKSAALYEKAKTFFPGGVNSPVRAFKSVYGTPLFIEKGDGCFLWDADGNKFVDFCCSWGPLILGHNHPKVREKVIEVMQNGMSFGAPTALENELAGLIVNNNKYIEKIRFTSSGTEAVMSAIRLARGVTGRDKIIKFEGCYHGHSDSLLVKAGSGLVTFGETSSAGIPKAFANETIVVPLNDREAISEAFKTFESQIAAIIIEPIPANNGLLLQDREYLEFLRNITKENGTLLIFDEVISGFRVGFEGAAGYYDIQPDIVTYGKIIGGGLPVGAYASSSEIMSHISPDGGVYQAGTLSGNPVAMAAGIAQLSELLKSGFYKELNAKTQEFAESIQRYASAKNYKLKVFKIGSIFWISFTDKDKIQSAHDIDAGGMDKFKEMHKELLNRGVYFGPSGYEVGFISSAHNKMELEKVKRTIFEVLDIIFKK
- a CDS encoding sensor histidine kinase, whose protein sequence is MRPLTIFYVIVFYVIAQLFWWATLLIAYNPVRKWMVVGEGVVFLSLMTLGAIMLHKAFNRERRMNVQKKNFLLSVTHELKSPLASIKLYLQTIMKRDLDKETQRGFIRKSLLDIERLDDMVENMLLASKIENNSYSFPKENFNFSELVDRVVGRLQIHVCSKEALVTNIEPDVFVEGDKFSLSAVVSNLIENAVKYSAECDPIFVGVSKLPNGKVSFKVADLGIGISDEEKPKIFNRFYRVGSEETRKTKGTGLGLFIVKQVLDNHQAQIKVKDNTPRGTVFEVLLD
- a CDS encoding response regulator transcription factor, whose product is MINKQRILLMEDEEHLLEAIKLNLEMEGFFVRAVTDGKKALKVFKEEKFNLIILDVMVPEIDGFQVAETIRLENSEVPIMFLTAKNTSEDRITGLKKGADDYLTKPFNLEELILRVNNLIKRSMKGDDLKELNSYKIGDKTIYFNSYELKNEDGTITPLTKKETMLLKLLIERKNEAVSREQILETVWNYDVYPSTRTIDNFILTFRKYFEPDQKNPIYFHSIRGVGYKFTDAN
- a CDS encoding tetratricopeptide repeat protein, with protein sequence MFTNGARGLVCVLLALTALLAAYFKVYEITILAVFFIGYVIWGYYKEGTVVLAAKQYKNGDFGKAKELLYSIKNPQRLSKKRLPYYEFILGSIALKESDYEEAEAHLSRAAFLGLRAGDIISSLLHLANIALRKGEKEKGLAWLAETEDLPLTSRQKSIIENIEKELKKIK
- the hemE gene encoding uroporphyrinogen decarboxylase produces the protein MKNSLFIKAALSQETERPPVWMMRQAGRFMPEYWEIKNKYSFLEMCKTPEIAADVTMLPVDLLGIDAAILFSDILVTGEAMGGQLSFEQGVGPRFANPVQNLKDVEALEVDVLDRLQYVADAIRVIQSRLSKLGDQQIPLIGFAGAPFTVMSYLVEGGSSKDFKKTKLFMFNQPEAAHKLLQKIADVTVDYLNMQIAAGVNAVQIFDSWALALSWDDYREFSHQYIQNIISRLNRTVPVISFCKGSSVFAPIMAEAKPDVVSVDWNADIRNIKSKLPQGIAVQGNLDPFVLYADKAVIKDRILRIIERMRGEKGFIFNLGHGIMPDIPFDNVKYAVEVIKEFRY
- the hemJ gene encoding protoporphyrinogen oxidase HemJ is translated as MYRYVLAVHIIFMVSWMAGLFYIVRLFIYHTEANEKPEQERKILHSQFQLMESKLWNIITTPAMVLTVLAGITMLYLNLGLLSLGWMHVKLTFVLGLLIYHFRCQVIMKQLRKGEFKLSSTQLRFWNELATIFLVAIVFTVILKSAIDWLYGLIGLIVFAVVVMSAVKIYKYYRLKKRKEL
- a CDS encoding RNA polymerase sigma factor codes for the protein MGFHLKTDQELIHLYINGTEAALTELIKRHKSRIYTSIYLLVKDEYLAEDIFQDTFIKIINTLKAGKYNEEGKFLPWALRIGHNLVIDHYRKQKRSPVIVNSDGFDIFDVLGIADESTEDKMVKEQTYSDIKKLIHHLPSEQKEVLIMRHFGELSFKEIADLTNVSINTALGRMRYALNNLRKMIAEKEMLLKS